In Candidatus Manganitrophus noduliformans, the genomic stretch AGAACAACCTCTACATCGGGGCCGACCTCCACGATCCCGATCCTCTCCTGGTCTATGCCGATGAGCGGCGGCGCGACGCCCTCTTCGACCGGAGCGACGCCTTCTCCGTCCTGATCGATCCCTATCACGACCACCAGACCGCGTTTCTCTTCGAGACGAATCCTCTCTCGGCCCTCTCGGACGCCCTCGTCAGCCAGCAGGGGGAGCGGATCGATCGGGATTGGGACGGCCTCTGGGAGGCGGCGGCGCGGCGGACCGAGACCGGCTGGTCGGTCGAATTCCGGATTCCCTTCTCGACGATCCGCTTCGAATCGGGCGCCTCCCAGATCTGGGGGCTTCAATTCCGACGGCGCGTTCCCCATCTGAAAGAAACCTCCTTCTGGAGCCGGGTGAGCCGCGAGCATCCCGACTTCGAAATCGCCCTCGCGGGACACCTCACCGGGATTGAGGCGTTTCATCAGGAGCGCCGCCTCTGGATCAAGCCGTACGGGCGGGGATCGTACGAGATCAACCGGACCGAGTTAAACGACGATCGGCACATCGACACCGACGCCGGCGGCGATTTCCGCTATAAGTTTCGGACCAACCTCACCCTCGATTTGACCTACCGGACCGACTTCGCCGAAACGGAGGCCGACCTCTTCCAGACCAACCTCACCCGTTTCCCTCTCTTCTTTCCGGAGAAGCGGGAGTTTTTCTTGGAAGGGAAAAACTTCTACGACTTCGGCCTCTCGGGCCGCGTCCAGCCGTTCTTCAGCCGGCGGATCGGGTTAGCGCGGGGTCAAATCGTCCCGATCCTCGGCGGCGGGAAGCTGACCGGGAAGGTCGGGCCGTATGGGATCGGGTCGCTTTATATGCAAACGGAGGCCGACGAGGCGGTCGGTCTTCCGGCCGAGCGGTTCGGCGTGGTCCGGTTCTCGCGCGATCTCGGCGTGCGATCGAACGTCGGGCTGATTGCGACCGACCGGGCCGAGCGAACCCACTCGGGGAGCCAAACGCTCGGCTTCGATACGACCCTCGCTCCGAACGAACGGCTGAGCCTCGACGGCTTCTGGGCCCGCTCCGGCGGGGCCGATCGAGAGGCGCCGGGCCAGGTGCACTACCAGAATTTCATCTGGCGCGATCCCTTCTGGCGGATCAATGTCAGCCACCTCCGCGTCGATGAGGCGTTTGATCCGGCGCTCGGGTTCGTCCAGCAGACCGACCTCGACGAGAGCTTCGGTTACGTCGATATCCGCCCGCGCCCCGCCTCCGGCCCGATCCGTGAGATCGGCCTGAAGACGGAGATGACCTATCAGATGGAGACCGACGGCGACTTCCTCTACAAGAGCAACTACAATCGGGTGCAGGCCGACTTCTGGTCGGGCGATTTCCTCCTGATCAGCGTCGATCCGCAGCGGGAGCGGCTGCCGGAAGATTTCGAGATCCGCCCCGGCATCGTCATCCCGGCGGGGACCTATCACTACACCCACACCAATATTTACTTCAACACAGACGTGCGCCGGCCCGTCTCCGGAATTGTCAGCCTGCTCTGGGGCGGGTTTTACGATGGAAGCCGGACCTCCCTTCTCCTCGACCTGACCGCCGCCCCCGGCGCCGGGTTGAAGCTCGGGGCCGGATGGCAGATCAA encodes the following:
- a CDS encoding carbohydrate binding family 9 domain-containing protein, which codes for MPQRPHRFYRLFFLILALLIARAAAGQELPKIALTAIPLREETITVDGALDEPVWRSAEEATGFIASEPVDGLPATAESFVRVAYDQNNLYIGADLHDPDPLLVYADERRRDALFDRSDAFSVLIDPYHDHQTAFLFETNPLSALSDALVSQQGERIDRDWDGLWEAAARRTETGWSVEFRIPFSTIRFESGASQIWGLQFRRRVPHLKETSFWSRVSREHPDFEIALAGHLTGIEAFHQERRLWIKPYGRGSYEINRTELNDDRHIDTDAGGDFRYKFRTNLTLDLTYRTDFAETEADLFQTNLTRFPLFFPEKREFFLEGKNFYDFGLSGRVQPFFSRRIGLARGQIVPILGGGKLTGKVGPYGIGSLYMQTEADEAVGLPAERFGVVRFSRDLGVRSNVGLIATDRAERTHSGSQTLGFDTTLAPNERLSLDGFWARSGGADREAPGQVHYQNFIWRDPFWRINVSHLRVDEAFDPALGFVQQTDLDESFGYVDIRPRPASGPIREIGLKTEMTYQMETDGDFLYKSNYNRVQADFWSGDFLLISVDPQRERLPEDFEIRPGIVIPAGTYHYTHTNIYFNTDVRRPVSGIVSLLWGGFYDGSRTSLLLDLTAAPGAGLKLGAGWQINWVDLPQGEFTTQIINGDFSWSLTNWMLLQGLVQWDREARLLAANVRFSWEYREGSRLYLIVNPSHQGDENALLVLTKLTWLWQPL